The following proteins are co-located in the Microvirga ossetica genome:
- the aztA gene encoding zinc ABC transporter ATP-binding protein AztA, translating to MLGRSTAIRFDGVTLGYDRRPAVHHLDGEIPSGSLMAVVGPNGAGKSTLLKGIVGTLKPLDGHIRLDGSSGIAYLPQAAEIDRSFPLSVYDLVAMGLWSRSGLFGGIARHERTRIEHALAAVGLIGFERRPISTLSGGQMQRALFARLLLQDAPVILLDEPFTAIDAKTTADLLDLVRRWHDESRTVVAVLHDLDMVKRTFPQTLLIAREPVAWGETVDVLSPENLLKARRMVEAYDPHADVCHRHVA from the coding sequence ATGCTGGGGAGATCGACCGCCATCCGCTTCGACGGGGTCACCTTGGGCTACGACCGCAGGCCGGCCGTGCATCACCTCGACGGCGAGATTCCGTCCGGCAGCCTGATGGCGGTGGTCGGGCCGAACGGGGCCGGCAAATCGACCCTGCTCAAGGGTATCGTCGGCACCCTGAAACCCCTCGACGGCCATATCCGCCTCGATGGCTCCTCCGGCATCGCCTATCTGCCGCAGGCCGCCGAGATCGACCGCTCGTTCCCGCTCTCGGTCTACGATCTCGTCGCCATGGGCCTGTGGTCCCGCTCCGGCCTCTTCGGCGGCATCGCCCGGCACGAGCGCACCCGGATCGAGCATGCGCTGGCGGCGGTGGGCCTCATCGGCTTCGAGCGGCGCCCGATCTCGACCCTGTCGGGCGGCCAGATGCAGCGGGCGCTCTTCGCCCGCCTGCTCCTGCAGGACGCGCCCGTGATCCTGCTCGACGAGCCTTTCACGGCGATCGACGCCAAGACCACCGCCGACCTGCTCGATCTCGTCCGCCGCTGGCATGACGAATCCCGCACCGTGGTCGCCGTCCTGCACGATCTCGACATGGTCAAGCGCACCTTCCCGCAGACCCTCTTGATCGCCCGCGAGCCGGTGGCCTGGGGCGAGACCGTGGACGTGTTGAGTCCCGAGAACCTTCTGAAGGCCCGCCGCATGGTCGAGGCATACGACCCGCATGCGGATGTGTGTCACCGCCACGTCGCCTGA